A region from the Citrobacter telavivensis genome encodes:
- the aldA gene encoding aldehyde dehydrogenase produces MSVPVQHPMYIDGQFVTWHENAWIDVVNPATEEVISRIPDGRAEDARKAIDAADRAQAEWEALPAIARAGWLRKIAAGIRERASEISALIVAEGGKIQQLAEVEVSFTADYLDYMAEWARRYEGEILQSDRPGENILLFKRALGVTTGILPWNFPFFLIARKLAPALLTGNTIVIKPSEFTPNNAIAFAKIVDDIGLPRGVFNLVLGRGETVGQELAGNPKVAMVSMTGSVAAGEKIMATAAKNITKVCLELGGKAPAIVMEDADLELAVKAIVDSRVINTGQVCNCAERVYVQKGIYDQFVNRLGEALKAVQFGNPGERNDIAMGPLINAAALQRVEQKVARAVQEGARVALGGKAVESKGYYYPPTLLLDVRQEMAIMHEETFGPVLPVVVFNTLEEAIAMANDSDYGLTSSIYTQNLNVAMKAIKGLKFGETYINRENFEAMQGFHAGWRKSGIGGADGKHGLNEYLQTQVVYLQS; encoded by the coding sequence ATGTCAGTACCCGTACAACATCCTATGTATATCGATGGACAGTTTGTGACCTGGCACGAAAATGCCTGGATTGATGTCGTCAACCCGGCGACCGAAGAGGTGATTTCGCGTATTCCTGATGGTCGCGCCGAAGATGCGCGTAAAGCCATTGACGCCGCCGACCGCGCGCAGGCGGAGTGGGAAGCGCTACCGGCGATCGCTCGTGCGGGCTGGCTGCGCAAAATTGCCGCCGGGATCCGCGAGCGTGCCAGTGAAATCAGCGCCTTAATCGTCGCTGAGGGGGGCAAAATTCAGCAACTGGCGGAAGTGGAAGTCTCCTTTACCGCCGATTACCTCGACTATATGGCAGAGTGGGCGCGCCGTTACGAAGGCGAAATTCTGCAAAGCGACCGTCCCGGCGAGAATATTTTGCTGTTCAAGCGTGCGCTGGGGGTCACTACCGGGATCCTGCCGTGGAACTTCCCGTTCTTCCTCATTGCCCGCAAGCTGGCTCCGGCACTGTTGACCGGGAATACCATCGTGATTAAACCCAGCGAATTTACGCCCAATAACGCCATTGCGTTTGCCAAAATCGTCGACGACATTGGCCTGCCGCGCGGTGTGTTTAACCTGGTGCTGGGGCGTGGCGAAACCGTCGGTCAGGAACTGGCAGGCAACCCGAAGGTGGCGATGGTCAGCATGACCGGTAGCGTTGCCGCGGGTGAGAAGATTATGGCGACGGCGGCGAAGAATATCACCAAAGTGTGCCTGGAACTGGGCGGCAAGGCACCGGCCATTGTGATGGAGGATGCCGATCTTGAGTTGGCGGTGAAAGCGATTGTTGATTCACGGGTGATCAACACCGGGCAGGTGTGCAACTGCGCTGAGCGCGTATATGTGCAAAAAGGGATTTATGACCAGTTTGTGAACCGTCTGGGTGAAGCCCTGAAGGCGGTGCAGTTTGGCAATCCAGGCGAGCGTAACGACATCGCCATGGGACCGCTTATCAATGCTGCCGCTCTGCAACGTGTTGAGCAGAAAGTGGCGCGCGCGGTACAGGAGGGCGCGCGGGTGGCGCTCGGCGGTAAAGCCGTTGAGAGTAAAGGTTATTATTATCCCCCCACGCTGTTGCTGGATGTCCGTCAGGAGATGGCCATTATGCACGAAGAGACTTTCGGTCCGGTGCTGCCCGTTGTGGTCTTCAACACGCTGGAGGAGGCCATCGCGATGGCGAATGACAGCGACTACGGTCTGACGTCGTCAATTTATACGCAGAATCTCAACGTGGCGATGAAAGCCATTAAAGGACTGAAGTTTGGCGAGACCTATATTAATCGCGAGAACTTTGAAGCGATGCAGGGCTTCCACGCGGGCTGGCGTAAGTCGGGGATTGGTGGTGCTGACGGCAAACACGGGCTGAACGAATACCTGCAAACCCAGGTGGTCTATTTGCAGTCCTGA
- a CDS encoding MFS transporter, which yields MPQRDPYAPRDWQPHEKPALLGSPSTPVHSTPKRIAYGVVGLLVCLTGALGNAMVSANLQNLQGTFAAWSTEIAWLPAVYVMTNVSINLLLVKFRQQYGLRAFTEGFLVLYVLVTFFHLFVNDLSSALMVRAAHGMVAAALSSLGIYYQIQAWPAKHRLKALTIGITGSSLAIPIARLFSTELLQLDEWRGLYFFELGLALISLGCVIALKLPPGDRKKVFEKKDFITFILLAPGMALLCAVLSLGRLDWWFEAPWIGWSLALATVLIIAAITFEHNRSNPLLNTRWLSSGSILRLGLIMLLIRIVLAEQNTGVIGWLQYAGLQNEQMTWLAWSIFAGIVCGIVASCLTIKPTRLAWPIVTSLVLMIVASLLDSQSNNLTRADQLMISQFLLGFGSAFFLAPAMLAGIGGVVADPRNLVSFSVLFGMSQNIGGLLGSAILGTFQTWREKYHSSLLADQLTTLNPLVNERLQLYTQMYKGLIGDSALLDTQAVLQLQNVSALEANILAYNDTYLLTASIATATLVWIFWRLLRLRVTAHLALKKATGTK from the coding sequence CTGCCTCAACGCGATCCCTACGCGCCTCGCGACTGGCAGCCTCACGAAAAACCGGCTCTGCTGGGCTCTCCTTCGACGCCTGTTCACAGCACGCCTAAGCGTATTGCTTATGGTGTAGTTGGCCTGCTGGTGTGTCTGACGGGGGCATTAGGCAACGCGATGGTTTCCGCCAACCTGCAAAATTTGCAGGGCACCTTTGCGGCCTGGTCAACGGAGATCGCATGGCTACCCGCGGTTTACGTGATGACCAATGTCTCTATCAACCTGCTACTGGTGAAATTTCGCCAGCAATACGGATTGCGGGCGTTCACCGAAGGGTTTCTGGTGCTGTACGTGCTGGTCACCTTCTTCCACCTGTTTGTTAACGATCTGAGCTCTGCACTCATGGTGCGTGCCGCGCACGGCATGGTCGCCGCCGCGCTCAGTTCGCTGGGGATTTATTATCAGATTCAGGCGTGGCCGGCGAAACATCGTCTCAAGGCGCTGACGATAGGGATTACCGGCTCATCGCTGGCGATCCCAATAGCCCGTCTGTTTTCGACTGAACTGCTACAGCTTGATGAATGGCGCGGCCTGTACTTTTTTGAGTTGGGTCTGGCGCTGATCTCGCTGGGCTGCGTCATCGCCCTGAAGCTACCACCGGGCGATCGCAAAAAGGTGTTTGAAAAGAAAGACTTCATCACGTTTATTTTACTGGCACCGGGGATGGCATTACTTTGCGCCGTGCTGTCGCTGGGGCGCCTGGACTGGTGGTTTGAAGCGCCGTGGATAGGCTGGTCGCTGGCGCTGGCCACGGTGCTCATCATTGCCGCCATCACGTTTGAACATAACCGCAGCAACCCCCTGCTCAATACCCGCTGGTTGTCGAGCGGCAGTATCTTACGTCTCGGGCTGATTATGCTGCTGATCCGCATTGTCCTTGCGGAGCAAAATACCGGTGTGATTGGCTGGCTGCAGTATGCCGGACTACAGAACGAGCAGATGACCTGGCTCGCGTGGTCGATCTTTGCCGGGATTGTTTGCGGCATTGTCGCCAGCTGTCTGACGATTAAGCCGACGCGGCTAGCCTGGCCCATCGTCACCTCGCTGGTGCTGATGATCGTTGCCTCGCTGCTGGACAGCCAGTCGAATAACCTGACGCGTGCGGATCAGTTGATGATTAGCCAGTTTCTGCTTGGCTTCGGCAGCGCGTTCTTTCTCGCCCCGGCGATGCTGGCCGGGATCGGTGGCGTTGTCGCCGATCCGCGAAATCTGGTCAGCTTTTCCGTGCTGTTTGGGATGAGTCAAAACATCGGCGGCCTGCTAGGGTCGGCGATCCTCGGCACCTTTCAAACCTGGCGCGAAAAATACCACTCCAGTCTGCTGGCCGACCAGCTCACCACGCTTAATCCGCTGGTGAATGAGCGGCTACAGCTCTATACGCAGATGTACAAGGGCCTGATTGGCGACAGCGCGCTGCTGGACACCCAGGCCGTGCTGCAACTGCAGAACGTTAGCGCCCTTGAGGCCAATATCCTCGCCTACAATGATACTTACCTGCTGACGGCCAGCATCGCTACCGCCACGCTGGTGTGGATTTTCTGGCGTCTGCTGCGTCTGCGCGTGACGGCGCATCTGGCGCTGAAGAAAGCCACAGGTACCAAATAA
- a CDS encoding efflux transporter outer membrane subunit, translating to MTFRPLSGVAVALLLVGCQSVDVQPATSSLAIPAAWRATSGPTSPAEQVWWRNFHDRYLNQYVDQALNNNSDVLIARERINEYQAQVYAAQGSLFPSLDASLAGTRARAQSAATGLPIYSTLYKGSLTASYDVDIWGVNRSTARAAQASLEAQKAAAAAADLTIASSVASGYVTLLALDEQLEVTQATVKSREEALNLAKRQYETGYSSRLELMQSDSELRSTRAQIPLLQHQIAQQENALSILLGANPQRVDRSADFEALTPLKIPSQLPSTLLNRRPDIVQAERQLIAADASLAASRASLLPSFNLTAGGSIQDRTLPALLDNPLQLWSLGGSILAPLLNRQALNAQVDISQSQRNQALYGYEKTVRNAFREVNDSLDAITRYQEQLQELQAQQAVAQETLRIAQNRYRNGYSSYLDVLDAQRTLFSVQTSVVQVKNNLLLAQIDLYKALGGGWSV from the coding sequence ATGACCTTCCGCCCCTTGTCGGGCGTGGCGGTCGCCCTGCTGCTGGTTGGCTGTCAGTCTGTCGATGTTCAGCCCGCGACATCCTCACTGGCAATCCCCGCCGCCTGGCGAGCAACCAGCGGCCCCACCAGCCCCGCAGAGCAGGTGTGGTGGCGAAATTTTCATGATCGTTATCTGAATCAGTATGTCGATCAGGCGCTGAATAATAACAGCGATGTGCTGATCGCCCGTGAGCGCATCAATGAATACCAGGCGCAGGTCTATGCCGCGCAGGGCAGCCTGTTTCCCTCACTGGATGCCAGCCTTGCTGGCACCCGCGCCCGCGCACAGTCCGCCGCCACCGGACTGCCCATTTACAGTACGCTGTATAAAGGCAGCCTGACTGCCAGTTATGACGTCGATATCTGGGGGGTTAACCGCAGTACGGCGCGTGCAGCGCAGGCCTCGCTGGAGGCGCAAAAAGCGGCGGCCGCGGCGGCAGATTTGACCATCGCATCATCGGTCGCCTCCGGGTATGTCACGCTGCTGGCGCTTGATGAACAACTGGAAGTGACCCAGGCGACGGTGAAATCCCGCGAAGAGGCGCTGAATCTGGCTAAACGCCAGTATGAAACGGGCTACAGTTCGCGCCTGGAGCTCATGCAGTCCGACTCTGAACTGCGCTCCACGCGGGCGCAAATTCCGCTCTTGCAACATCAGATTGCCCAGCAGGAGAACGCATTGAGCATTTTGCTTGGCGCTAACCCGCAACGCGTCGATCGCAGCGCGGATTTCGAGGCGCTGACGCCGCTGAAGATTCCCTCGCAGCTGCCGTCAACATTGCTTAATCGCCGTCCGGATATTGTCCAGGCCGAGCGTCAGTTGATTGCTGCCGATGCCTCACTGGCGGCGTCCCGCGCCAGCCTGCTACCGTCGTTCAATCTCACTGCCGGCGGATCGATACAGGATCGCACCCTGCCCGCTCTACTCGATAATCCCCTTCAGTTGTGGAGTCTTGGCGGCAGCATTCTTGCCCCGCTGTTAAACCGTCAGGCGCTGAACGCGCAGGTGGATATTTCGCAGTCCCAGCGCAATCAGGCGCTGTACGGTTACGAGAAAACCGTGCGCAACGCCTTCAGAGAAGTGAACGACAGTCTGGATGCCATCACCCGTTATCAGGAGCAGTTGCAGGAGTTGCAGGCGCAACAGGCGGTCGCACAGGAGACCTTGCGAATCGCGCAAAACCGCTATCGTAACGGCTATTCCTCGTATCTCGACGTGCTGGACGCGCAGCGTACGCTGTTCTCAGTACAGACCAGCGTGGTGCAGGTGAAAAATAACCTGCTGCTGGCGCAGATTGATTTGTATAAAGCGTTGGGTGGCGGGTGGAGTGTCTGA
- the gap gene encoding type I glyceraldehyde-3-phosphate dehydrogenase has translation MSKIGINGFGRIGRLVLRRLLEVKSDVDVVAINDLTSPKILAYLLKHDSNYGPFPWSVDFTEDALIVDGKTIAVYAEKDAKNIPWKAKGAEVIIECTGFYTSTEKSQAHIDAGAKKVLISAPAGDMKTIVFNVNDDTLNASDVIVSVASCTTNCLAPMAKALHDNFGIKVGTMTTIHAYTGTQSLVDGPRGKDLRASRAAAENIIPHTTGAAKAIGLVIPDLSGKLKGHAQRVPVKTGSVTELVSILAKKVTAEEVNNALKKATKNNESFGYTDEEIVSSDVIGSHFGSVFDATQTEITEVGDLQLVKTVAWYDNEYGFVTQLIRTLDKFIKR, from the coding sequence ATGAGTAAAATTGGCATTAACGGTTTTGGTCGTATTGGTCGTCTGGTGTTGCGTCGGTTACTGGAAGTCAAAAGCGATGTTGATGTGGTCGCAATCAACGACCTCACCTCCCCTAAAATCCTCGCCTATCTGCTTAAGCATGACTCAAACTACGGCCCGTTCCCCTGGAGCGTTGATTTTACGGAAGACGCGCTGATTGTTGACGGGAAAACGATCGCGGTTTATGCAGAGAAAGACGCTAAAAATATCCCGTGGAAAGCCAAAGGTGCGGAAGTCATCATTGAATGCACCGGCTTTTATACCTCTACCGAGAAATCTCAGGCACACATCGATGCTGGTGCGAAAAAAGTGCTGATCTCCGCGCCTGCAGGCGACATGAAGACCATCGTCTTCAACGTTAACGATGACACGCTGAATGCCAGTGATGTAATTGTTTCGGTGGCCTCCTGTACCACCAACTGCCTGGCGCCGATGGCCAAAGCCCTGCACGACAACTTTGGTATTAAGGTGGGCACCATGACCACGATTCACGCTTACACCGGCACGCAGTCGCTGGTCGATGGCCCGCGAGGGAAGGATCTGCGCGCCTCGCGTGCGGCAGCCGAAAACATCATCCCGCATACCACGGGGGCGGCGAAAGCGATCGGTCTCGTTATCCCGGATCTCAGCGGCAAGCTGAAGGGCCATGCACAGCGCGTTCCGGTGAAAACCGGTTCCGTCACCGAGCTGGTGTCGATTCTGGCTAAAAAAGTGACGGCGGAAGAGGTTAACAACGCACTGAAAAAAGCGACGAAAAACAATGAATCTTTTGGTTACACCGATGAAGAAATTGTCTCCTCTGACGTCATCGGCTCCCATTTTGGTTCCGTGTTTGATGCCACCCAGACTGAAATCACCGAGGTGGGGGATCTGCAACTGGTGAAAACGGTGGCCTGGTACGACAACGAATACGGCTTTGTGACGCAGCTTATCCGTACCCTTGATAAGTTCATTAAGCGCTAA
- a CDS encoding YdcF family protein, whose translation MQPFPKLSATTLEAANTVGQWLAQDDFCGEAAYPADCVVLAGNAVIPTIDAACRIAQEQDIPLLITGGIGHSTTFLYAAVAQHPRYNTIQTTGRAEAAILADIARQVWHIPADKIWLEDRSTNCGENALFSAQMIAQAAEPINTAIVVQDPTMQRRTVATFRRVTRDDPDAPRWLSHPGFTPVLRQQEDGVAFANDPDGLWTVDRYLALVVGEIPRLRNDETGYGPRGRDFIVHVDFPPEVEAAWQTLQQDAALNDAMNNRSLR comes from the coding sequence ATGCAACCGTTCCCGAAACTTTCCGCCACCACCCTTGAGGCTGCCAATACGGTGGGGCAGTGGCTGGCGCAGGATGACTTCTGCGGGGAGGCCGCTTACCCGGCAGACTGTGTGGTACTGGCGGGCAATGCCGTCATCCCGACGATTGACGCCGCCTGTCGAATTGCTCAGGAGCAAGATATTCCGCTGCTGATTACCGGTGGGATTGGTCATTCCACAACCTTCCTGTATGCTGCCGTCGCCCAACATCCGCGCTACAACACGATTCAGACCACTGGTCGCGCCGAAGCCGCCATTCTGGCGGATATTGCCCGCCAGGTCTGGCATATCCCCGCCGATAAAATTTGGCTGGAAGACAGGTCAACCAACTGTGGGGAAAACGCCCTTTTTAGCGCGCAGATGATTGCTCAGGCCGCAGAACCGATTAACACCGCCATCGTGGTACAGGATCCCACTATGCAGCGGCGCACGGTGGCGACCTTTCGTCGGGTGACCCGTGACGATCCGGACGCGCCGCGCTGGTTGAGCCATCCGGGATTTACGCCCGTATTGCGTCAGCAGGAAGACGGTGTTGCGTTCGCCAACGACCCGGACGGTCTGTGGACGGTCGATCGCTATTTAGCGCTGGTGGTGGGGGAAATCCCGCGCTTGCGCAATGATGAAACCGGCTATGGCCCTCGTGGGCGCGACTTCATCGTGCATGTGGATTTCCCGCCAGAGGTCGAAGCCGCGTGGCAGACACTGCAACAGGATGCGGCGCTGAATGACGCGATGAACAACCGTTCGCTGCGCTAA
- a CDS encoding metal-sensing transcriptional repressor — protein MPHSPADKKRILTRVRRIRGQVDALERALESGEPCLAILQQIAAVRGASNGLMGEMVEIHLKDELVSGETTSDQRAVRMAEIGHLLRAYLK, from the coding sequence ATGCCACATTCACCCGCAGATAAAAAACGTATTCTGACTCGCGTACGGCGCATTCGGGGGCAGGTGGATGCTCTGGAGCGTGCGCTGGAGTCCGGCGAACCTTGCCTGGCTATCCTGCAACAAATTGCCGCGGTTCGCGGCGCGTCCAATGGCTTAATGGGCGAAATGGTTGAGATCCACCTGAAGGATGAACTGGTGAGTGGTGAAACCACGTCTGACCAGCGCGCCGTGCGCATGGCTGAAATCGGCCACCTTCTTCGCGCTTATCTAAAATAA
- the cspA gene encoding RNA chaperone/antiterminator CspA — translation MSNKMTGLVKWFNADKGFGFITPADGSKDVFVHFSAIQNDNYRTLFEGQKVTFSIEDGAKGPAAANVVTTE, via the coding sequence ATGTCAAATAAAATGACTGGTTTAGTAAAATGGTTTAATGCTGATAAAGGTTTCGGTTTCATTACTCCTGCTGACGGTAGCAAAGATGTTTTTGTGCATTTCTCAGCTATTCAGAATGATAATTACCGTACCCTGTTTGAAGGACAGAAAGTCACATTCTCAATAGAGGATGGCGCTAAAGGTCCTGCGGCAGCGAATGTCGTTACTACAGAGTAA
- the cybB gene encoding cytochrome b561, which translates to MGNKYSSLQIGIHWLVFLLVIVAYCAMEFRGFFPRSDRPVINMIHVSCGIAILVLMVARLLIRLKYPAPAIVPKPKPMITGLAHLGHLVIYLLFIALPLIGLVMMYNRGNPWLAFGLVMPYAAEGNFELVDTLKSWHITLANLGYFVIALHAAAALMHHYFWKDNTLLRMMPRKR; encoded by the coding sequence ATGGGCAATAAGTACTCAAGCCTGCAGATTGGCATCCACTGGCTGGTCTTTTTACTGGTGATTGTGGCCTACTGTGCGATGGAATTCCGCGGCTTTTTCCCGCGCAGCGACCGTCCCGTCATTAACATGATTCACGTTTCTTGCGGGATAGCCATTCTGGTTCTGATGGTTGCGCGTTTGCTGATCAGACTGAAATATCCGGCTCCAGCCATCGTGCCGAAACCTAAACCGATGATCACCGGACTGGCACATCTGGGGCACCTGGTGATTTATCTGTTGTTTATTGCACTGCCATTGATCGGCCTGGTGATGATGTACAACCGCGGGAATCCATGGTTGGCCTTTGGTCTGGTGATGCCGTACGCGGCAGAAGGCAATTTCGAACTGGTGGATACGCTGAAGTCCTGGCATATCACGCTGGCGAATCTCGGCTATTTTGTCATTGCGCTACATGCCGCCGCCGCGCTGATGCACCATTATTTCTGGAAGGATAATACGCTGCTGCGGATGATGCCGCGTAAGCGATAA
- a CDS encoding HlyD family efflux transporter periplasmic adaptor subunit, with translation MSQQDAAKEQAHTRNNLRIVSIFAAAAIGIVGVLVILYAWQLPPFTRHTQFTDNAYVRGQTTFISPQVNGYITQVNVQDFVQVKKGDLLLQIDDRIYRQRVHQAQAQLAMKIAALNNNQQQRKSAEAVIVRNEAILRNAKAQSLKTQADLKRVKDLTADGSLSIRERDAALASAAQGSADIDQAQATLDMSRQDLQTVIVNRDALQADVENARAALELAEIDLQNTRIIAPRDGQLGQIAVRLGAYVTAGTHLTTLVPSQHWVIANIKETQLADLRVGQPVKFSVDALNDKQYEGRVESISPATGVEFSAITPDNATGNFVKIAQRIPVRVEVLGKPEDVALLRPGMSVQVHIDTREVKP, from the coding sequence ATGAGTCAGCAGGATGCCGCCAAAGAGCAGGCCCACACCCGCAATAATTTGCGCATTGTCTCCATTTTTGCCGCTGCAGCGATTGGCATCGTCGGCGTGCTGGTGATCCTGTATGCGTGGCAGCTTCCGCCGTTTACCCGCCATACGCAGTTTACCGATAACGCCTATGTGCGCGGGCAAACGACGTTTATCAGCCCGCAGGTGAACGGCTACATCACCCAGGTGAACGTGCAGGATTTCGTGCAGGTTAAAAAAGGCGATCTGTTATTGCAGATAGATGACCGCATCTATCGTCAGCGAGTGCATCAGGCTCAGGCGCAGCTGGCGATGAAAATCGCCGCGCTCAACAATAATCAGCAGCAGCGTAAGAGCGCGGAAGCCGTGATTGTGCGCAACGAGGCCATTCTGAGAAATGCCAAAGCGCAAAGTCTGAAGACCCAGGCCGATCTGAAACGAGTGAAAGATTTGACGGCTGATGGCTCACTGTCGATTCGTGAGCGTGACGCCGCCCTCGCCAGCGCGGCGCAGGGCAGCGCTGATATCGATCAGGCCCAAGCGACGCTGGACATGTCGCGCCAGGATTTGCAGACCGTGATTGTTAACCGCGACGCGTTGCAGGCGGATGTGGAAAACGCCAGGGCCGCGCTGGAACTGGCGGAAATTGATCTGCAAAACACGCGGATCATCGCCCCGCGCGACGGTCAGCTTGGACAAATCGCCGTACGGCTTGGGGCATACGTCACTGCCGGTACGCATCTCACCACCCTGGTCCCATCTCAGCACTGGGTCATCGCGAATATCAAAGAGACGCAGTTGGCCGACCTCCGCGTCGGTCAGCCGGTGAAATTTAGCGTCGATGCCTTAAACGATAAACAGTATGAAGGCCGCGTTGAGAGCATCTCGCCGGCAACGGGCGTGGAATTTAGCGCCATCACGCCGGATAACGCGACCGGCAACTTCGTGAAAATAGCCCAGCGCATCCCGGTACGGGTGGAAGTGCTTGGCAAGCCAGAGGATGTCGCGCTGCTGCGCCCCGGCATGTCGGTACAGGTGCATATTGATACCCGGGAGGTGAAACCATGA
- the cspF gene encoding cold shock-like protein CspF: MSRKMTGIVKTFDYKSGKGLITPSDGRIDVQLHISALNLRDSEKLTPGLRVEFCRINGLRGPSAANVYFS; encoded by the coding sequence TTGTCCCGTAAAATGACAGGAATTGTCAAAACCTTTGACTACAAAAGTGGCAAAGGTCTTATCACCCCCTCCGATGGCCGTATAGATGTTCAGCTTCACATTTCAGCACTAAACCTCCGCGATTCAGAAAAACTTACCCCTGGGCTACGCGTTGAGTTTTGTCGGATAAATGGTCTGCGTGGGCCATCAGCAGCGAATGTTTATTTTTCATGA
- a CDS encoding MFS transporter, translated as MTTHESSTAILKKNKKVLVASLTGSAIEWFDYFLYGTAAALVFNKIFFPMVDPVIGLILSYLSFSLTFFIRPIGGVIFAHIGDRIGRKKTLVLTLSLMGGATVMIGLLPTYDMIGIWAPILLILMRIIQGMGIGGEWGGALLLAYEYAPEKRKGFFGSIPQAGVTIGMLMATFIVSLMTLFSEEDFLSWGWRIPFLLSSVLVLLGLWIRRDIDETPDFKKVKASGQVAKAPLRDTLTHHWREVLIAAGLKVVETAPFYIFSTFVVSYATSTLSYQKSQVLEAVTVGALIATVMIPLMGLLSDKIGRKRMYAISVSLLGLFIVPWFLLLNTGTTWGIMLATIVMFGVLWAPVTAVLGTLCSEIFSANVRYTGITLGYQIGAALAGGTAPLIATGLLAKYDGDWVPVAWYLLTTVAISLVAIFFASRVKRNPAINAQPDVL; from the coding sequence ATGACAACCCATGAAAGCAGTACGGCTATTCTGAAGAAAAATAAGAAGGTACTTGTCGCCAGTCTGACCGGCAGTGCGATTGAGTGGTTCGACTACTTCCTGTATGGCACCGCGGCAGCACTGGTGTTCAACAAGATTTTCTTCCCGATGGTCGACCCGGTGATCGGTCTTATCCTCTCGTATCTCTCCTTCTCTCTGACCTTTTTCATTCGCCCGATTGGCGGGGTGATTTTCGCCCACATCGGCGATCGCATCGGGCGTAAAAAGACGCTGGTACTGACGCTTTCCCTGATGGGCGGCGCGACGGTGATGATTGGCCTGCTGCCCACTTATGACATGATCGGTATCTGGGCCCCTATCCTGCTTATTCTGATGCGCATCATCCAGGGGATGGGCATTGGCGGCGAATGGGGCGGCGCGCTGCTGCTGGCCTATGAGTACGCGCCGGAAAAACGCAAAGGCTTCTTCGGCAGTATTCCGCAGGCGGGCGTGACGATTGGGATGCTGATGGCGACGTTTATCGTGTCGCTGATGACCCTGTTTAGCGAAGAGGATTTTCTCTCCTGGGGCTGGCGCATTCCGTTCTTGCTGAGCTCCGTGCTGGTGCTGTTAGGGTTGTGGATCCGTCGGGATATCGACGAAACGCCGGACTTTAAAAAAGTGAAAGCGTCTGGTCAGGTCGCCAAAGCGCCGCTGCGCGATACGCTGACCCATCACTGGCGTGAAGTGTTGATTGCCGCCGGGTTGAAGGTGGTGGAAACCGCACCGTTCTATATTTTCTCGACCTTTGTGGTCAGCTATGCCACGAGCACCCTCAGCTATCAGAAATCTCAGGTGCTGGAAGCCGTCACCGTTGGCGCGCTGATCGCCACCGTGATGATCCCGTTGATGGGCCTGCTGTCGGACAAGATCGGGCGTAAACGGATGTATGCCATCAGCGTCTCCCTGCTTGGCTTGTTTATCGTGCCGTGGTTCCTGCTGCTCAATACCGGCACTACCTGGGGCATTATGCTGGCGACAATCGTGATGTTCGGTGTGCTTTGGGCTCCGGTGACGGCGGTACTGGGAACACTGTGTTCCGAAATCTTCAGCGCCAACGTTCGCTACACCGGCATCACCCTTGGCTACCAGATTGGCGCCGCGCTGGCAGGCGGTACCGCGCCCCTTATCGCCACCGGTCTGTTGGCGAAATATGACGGCGACTGGGTGCCCGTGGCGTGGTATCTGCTCACCACCGTGGCGATATCCCTGGTTGCCATTTTCTTTGCCAGTCGGGTGAAGCGTAACCCGGCGATCAACGCCCAACCCGACGTGTTGTAA